A portion of the Rhodococcus pseudokoreensis genome contains these proteins:
- a CDS encoding rhomboid family intramembrane serine protease: MTTSGAGWISAVLFVVVLVLASLIGSVRIGEGRIGEAGFTRPPRTAVVLWLLIAVPSLLQIVVPAVLDALERDPDQIRDHQWWRIFTSVAVQDGGLAGTVVNLLVLAWVAPLAVRVWGGVRAVLLFVASQIIFGLFTAFLFPSPGAGNSGATLALAASFAGLVVMQSKDRRVLAASGGIVLAGVLLVVVDDAHGLAVLTGALLGAALATVSPPPGDPPDRARAL; this comes from the coding sequence GTGACGACTTCTGGCGCGGGATGGATCAGCGCGGTCCTCTTCGTCGTCGTTCTCGTCCTCGCCTCACTGATCGGATCGGTGCGGATCGGTGAGGGGCGCATCGGCGAGGCGGGGTTCACCCGTCCGCCGCGCACCGCGGTGGTGCTGTGGTTGCTGATCGCCGTGCCGTCGCTGCTGCAGATCGTCGTTCCCGCCGTCCTCGACGCCCTCGAGCGTGACCCCGACCAGATCCGGGACCACCAGTGGTGGCGGATCTTCACGTCGGTCGCGGTGCAGGACGGGGGACTGGCCGGAACCGTGGTGAACCTGCTCGTCCTCGCCTGGGTGGCGCCGCTCGCGGTCCGGGTATGGGGTGGAGTCCGGGCAGTACTGCTGTTCGTGGCGAGCCAGATCATCTTCGGCCTGTTCACCGCTTTCCTGTTCCCGTCGCCCGGCGCGGGCAATTCCGGTGCCACGCTCGCGCTGGCCGCGTCGTTCGCGGGGCTGGTGGTGATGCAGTCCAAGGACAGGCGAGTCCTCGCCGCGAGTGGTGGCATCGTGCTCGCCGGAGTCCTGCTGGTGGTGGTCGACGACGCCCACGGACTGGCCGTCCTGACCGGGGCCCTGCTGGGCGCGGCACTCGCCACCGTCAGTCCGCCGCCGGGAGACCCACCGGACCGCGCCCGGGCCCTGTGA
- a CDS encoding proline dehydrogenase family protein, whose protein sequence is MKAPTVLANPLRPAILAAARSSRVKRAVTGAPVTRKLVDRFVAGESRESALASVREILDSGRSVSIDFLGEDTHDAAGAQATVDEYLALVADLGALPEAADGTSGVRRLEVSMKLSALGQALAGDGTRIATGNARTICAAAEAAGVWVTVDAEDHTTTDSTLAIVRELRTDFPWLGAVLQSYLRRTEDDCRALAGPGSRVRLCKGAYREPESVAFKDRAAVDASYLRCLTILMEGDGYPMVASHDPAVIDAVAPLVGRTGRAADAYEHQMLFGIRDVEQLRLANRDKQVRVYVPYGSQWYAYFMRRLAERPSNLRFFLRSVVTRD, encoded by the coding sequence ATGAAAGCGCCGACGGTCCTGGCGAATCCGCTCCGCCCGGCGATCCTCGCGGCGGCCCGGTCGTCGCGCGTCAAACGCGCCGTCACCGGTGCCCCGGTCACCCGGAAACTGGTCGACCGCTTCGTGGCGGGCGAGAGCCGGGAGTCGGCGCTGGCGTCCGTTCGGGAGATCCTCGATTCGGGCCGGTCGGTGTCGATCGACTTCCTCGGTGAGGACACCCATGACGCAGCGGGTGCGCAGGCGACGGTCGACGAGTACCTGGCGCTCGTCGCCGATCTCGGTGCCCTGCCGGAGGCGGCGGACGGGACGTCGGGGGTCCGGCGGCTCGAGGTGTCGATGAAGTTGTCGGCGCTCGGTCAGGCGCTCGCCGGCGACGGCACACGGATCGCCACCGGCAACGCCCGCACGATCTGCGCCGCAGCCGAGGCGGCCGGGGTGTGGGTGACCGTGGACGCCGAGGACCACACCACCACCGATTCGACGCTCGCGATCGTCCGCGAACTCCGCACCGACTTCCCGTGGCTCGGTGCGGTGCTGCAGTCGTATCTGCGCCGCACCGAGGACGACTGTCGTGCCCTCGCGGGCCCCGGCTCGCGGGTCCGGCTCTGCAAGGGGGCGTACCGGGAACCCGAGTCCGTGGCATTCAAGGACCGCGCCGCCGTGGACGCCTCGTATCTGCGTTGCCTGACGATCCTCATGGAAGGCGACGGGTACCCGATGGTGGCCTCGCACGACCCGGCCGTCATCGACGCGGTCGCCCCGCTGGTCGGGCGCACCGGCCGCGCCGCGGACGCCTACGAGCACCAGATGCTGTTCGGGATCCGGGACGTCGAGCAACTCCGGCTCGCGAACCGGGACAAGCAGGTTCGGGTGTACGTGCCCTACGGAAGTCAGTGGTACGCGTACTTCATGCGGCGACTGGCCGAGCGTCCCTCGAACCTGCGGTTCTTCCTGCGCTCGGTGGTCACCCGGGACTGA
- the pruA gene encoding L-glutamate gamma-semialdehyde dehydrogenase yields MDAITQVPVPTNEPVHTYAPGSPERSRVQSALTDIATNPVDIPHVIGGKHRHGNGDRVDVVQPHRHAAVLGTLRSATHDDASAAVEAATAAAPDWRALSFDDRAAVILRAADLLSGPWRETLAAATMLGQSKSVQQAEIDAPCELIDFWRFNVHFARQILADQPISSPGVWNRLEYRPLEGFVYAITPFNFSAIAGNLPTAPALMGNTVIWKPSSTQTVAAYWTIKLLEAAGMPPGVINLLTGSGQAVSEVLLSDPRLAGIHFTGSTRTFQHLWSEVGANIGQYAGYPRLVGETGGKDFVVAHASADEDVLRTALVRGAFEYQGQKCSAASRAYVPKSLWRRMRDTFTAEVDALTYGDVTDLENFGGALIDRRAYDKNVAAIERARGAAGLEIAVGGKYDDSVGYFVRPTVLLADDPADEAMTTEYFGPILTVHVYDDSAPNAFADVLAKVDSAAPYALTGAVIADDRQAVEQATSALRYTAGNFYVNDKPTGAVVGQQPFGGARASGTNDKAGSKLNLLRWVSARTIKETFVPATDYRYPHMGSE; encoded by the coding sequence ATGGACGCCATCACCCAGGTTCCGGTGCCCACCAACGAGCCGGTCCACACGTACGCGCCGGGCAGTCCCGAACGTTCCCGAGTGCAATCCGCGCTCACCGACATCGCCACCAATCCCGTCGACATCCCGCACGTGATCGGGGGCAAACACCGTCACGGCAATGGCGACCGCGTCGACGTCGTACAACCCCATCGGCACGCCGCCGTGCTCGGCACGCTGCGCAGCGCCACCCACGACGACGCGTCGGCGGCGGTCGAGGCGGCCACGGCCGCGGCACCGGACTGGCGGGCGCTGTCGTTCGACGACCGGGCCGCCGTGATCCTGCGTGCCGCTGACCTGCTGTCCGGGCCCTGGCGCGAGACACTCGCCGCGGCGACGATGCTCGGGCAGTCGAAGTCGGTCCAGCAAGCCGAGATCGACGCACCGTGCGAGCTGATCGACTTCTGGCGCTTCAACGTTCACTTCGCCCGCCAGATCCTCGCCGACCAGCCCATCTCCTCGCCGGGTGTGTGGAACCGGCTCGAATACCGCCCGCTCGAGGGCTTCGTCTACGCCATTACTCCGTTCAACTTCAGCGCGATCGCCGGCAATCTGCCGACCGCGCCCGCGCTGATGGGCAACACGGTGATCTGGAAGCCGTCGTCGACGCAGACCGTCGCCGCGTACTGGACGATCAAACTGCTCGAAGCGGCGGGCATGCCCCCGGGTGTGATCAATCTGCTCACCGGCAGCGGGCAGGCGGTGTCGGAGGTGCTGCTGAGCGACCCCCGGCTCGCCGGAATCCACTTCACGGGATCGACCCGCACGTTCCAGCATCTCTGGAGCGAGGTGGGCGCGAATATCGGGCAGTACGCGGGCTACCCCCGGCTGGTGGGGGAGACCGGCGGCAAGGACTTCGTGGTCGCGCACGCCTCGGCCGACGAGGACGTACTCCGGACGGCGCTGGTCCGCGGCGCATTCGAATACCAGGGCCAGAAGTGTTCCGCCGCCTCCCGGGCCTACGTCCCGAAATCGTTGTGGCGGAGGATGCGGGACACGTTCACTGCGGAAGTCGACGCCCTCACCTACGGGGACGTGACAGACCTGGAGAACTTCGGCGGCGCCCTCATCGACCGGCGCGCCTACGACAAGAACGTCGCGGCCATCGAACGCGCCCGCGGCGCGGCAGGCCTCGAGATCGCCGTCGGCGGCAAGTACGACGACAGCGTCGGCTACTTCGTCCGTCCCACCGTGCTCCTCGCGGACGACCCCGCCGACGAGGCAATGACCACCGAGTACTTCGGCCCGATCCTGACGGTGCACGTGTACGACGACTCGGCCCCGAACGCGTTCGCCGACGTGCTCGCCAAGGTCGACTCGGCGGCCCCGTACGCACTGACCGGTGCGGTGATCGCCGACGACCGGCAGGCCGTCGAGCAGGCCACGTCGGCACTGCGGTACACCGCCGGAAACTTCTACGTCAACGACAAGCCGACCGGTGCCGTCGTCGGGCAGCAACCGTTCGGCGGGGCCCGCGCCTCCGGTACCAACGACAAGGCCGGGTCCAAACTCAACCTGCTGCGCTGGGTGTCGGCCCGCACCATCAAGGAGACGTTCGTCCCCGCCACCGATTACCGATATCCGCACATGGGGTCGGAATGA